One Prinia subflava isolate CZ2003 ecotype Zambia chromosome 9, Cam_Psub_1.2, whole genome shotgun sequence DNA segment encodes these proteins:
- the SLC25A16 gene encoding solute carrier family 25 member 16, translated as MAAPAAAGPGAALPPAAARRDFYWLRSFIAGGVAGCCAKTTTAPLDRVKILLQAHNHHYKHLGVFSTLRAVPKKEGYLGLYKGNGAMMIRIFPYGAIQFMAFDQYKKVIKKQLGISGHVHRLMAGSMAGITAVICTYPLDMVRVRLAFQVKGEHKYMGIIHAFKMIYTKEGGFSGFYRGLMPTVVGMAPYAGFSFFTFGTLKSIGLAQAPNLLGRPSLDNPEVLVLKTHVNLLCGGIAGAIAQTISYPLDVTRRRMQLGAVLPDSEKCLTMVQTLRYVYRQHGVRRGLYRGLSLNYIRCIPSQAVAFTTYELMKQFLHLN; from the exons atggcggccccggcggcggcggggcccggcgccgcgctgcccccggccGCGGCGCGCCGAGACTTCTACTGGCTGCGCTCCTTCATCGCCGGAG GTGTTGCAGGATGTTGTGCTAAAACAACTACTGCACCACTGGATCGAGTAAAGATTTTGCTGCAAGCTCATAACCACCATTATAAACATCTAG gaGTATTTTCTACATTGCGTGCTGTCCCCAAAAAGGAAGGTTACCTTGGGCTGTATAAAGGAAATGGGGCAATGATGATTAGAATCTTTCCATATGGCGCTATTCAATTTATGGCATTTGACCAGTATAAAAAG GTAATAAAGAAACAGCTTGGGATTTCTGGGCATGTGCATCGATTAATGGCTGGATCCATGGCAG gtATTACAGCAGTGATTTGTACTTACCCTCTTGATATGGTTAGAGTTCGCCTGGCGTTCCAAGTAAAAGGGGAACACAAGTACATGGGAATTATCCATGCATTCAAGATGATTTACAcaaag gaaGGTGGTTTTAGTGGGTTCTACAGAGGGCTGATGCCAACTGTGGTGGGAATGGCACCATATGCAG GTTTTTCGTTTTTTACCTTTGGTACCTTAAAGAGCATTGGACTTGCTCAAGCACCCAACTTGCTTGGACGGCCTTCCTTAGATAACCCCGAAGTCTTAGTTTTGAAAACACATGTGAACCTGCTGTGTGGTGGCATAGCTGGAGCAATAGCTCAGACGATATC ATATCCCCTGGATGTAACTCGCAGGCGAATGCAGTTAGGAGCAGTTCTCCCAGACTCTGAAAAGTGCCT TACGATGGTGCAGACACTGAGATACGTGTATCGCCAACATGGAGTACGAAGAGGGCTGTACCGCGGCTTATCCTTGAATTACATTCGCTGTATTCCGTCCCAGGCCGTGGCCTTTACCACATACGAACTTATGAAACAATTCTTGCACCTCAACTGA